A region of Oryzias latipes chromosome 18, ASM223467v1 DNA encodes the following proteins:
- the LOC101168076 gene encoding uncharacterized protein LOC101168076, whose amino-acid sequence MAEKPQTEDMNPPANREFTRRRSMFLMEYETRFLSPSLEKYASHKKDKKRDASIQKAALPPATPKRHSAPQGEKDNKAVHTTTYTEDFKAWKAKKRHPCKLEDNLVASHGLVPVRDSGKESRKCQQKDDRLPKDDGHSERVTSGRLDFSATVDEAQKSWRMAWTSGGHLPPADVRDSLKVLKLYSQFKEANPAAEHKHQSPKAECEASEDKGIEWTGLSVKPRERGTMAIQPPQKDGWESAIQTNEDVSKPNQSCNNQPPQDSVLNYFISLHQD is encoded by the exons ATGGCAGAGAAACCACAAACAGAAGACATGAACCCACCAGCAAACAGGGAATTCACGAGGAGAAG ATCTATGTTCCTGATGGAGTATGAGACCCGCTTCCTCTCACCAAGCCTCGAAAAATACGCCTCACACAA aaaagacaagaaaagagACGCATCAATCCAAAAGGCTGCGCTGCCACCAGCAACACCTAAACGACACTCTGCACCTCAGGGGGAAAAGGACAACAAGGCCGTCCACACAACCACTTACACAG AGGATTTTAAAGCTTGGAAAGCCAAGAAACGTCACCCATGCAAGCTTGAGGACAACTTAGTAGCTTCCCATGGACTGGTTCCTGTGAGGGATTCTGGCAAAGAGAGCAGGAAGTGCCAACAGAAAGACGACCGGCTCCCAAAGGACGACGGACACTCTGAAAGGGTCACCAGCGGCAGGCTGGATTTTTCCGCCACTGTAGATGAGGCGCAGAAAAGCTGGAGGATGGCCTGGACCAGTGGAGGTCATCTCCCTCCGGCTGACGTCAGGGACTCTCTGAAGGTTTTGAAGCTCTACTCTCAGTTCAAGGAGGCTAATCCAGCAGCAGAGCACAAGCACCAGTCGCCAAAGGCAGAGTGTGAAGCCAGCGAGGATAAAGGCATCGAGTGGACCGGGCTGTCTGTGAAGCCCAGAGAGAGAGGCACGATGGCGATCCAGCCACCGCAAAAGGACGGCTGGGAATCTGCTATCCAGACAAACGAGGACGtctccaaaccaaaccaaagctGCAACAACCAGCCTCCTCAGGACTCTGTCTTGAATTACTTCATCAGCCTCCATCAAGACTAA